Genomic DNA from Salvia miltiorrhiza cultivar Shanhuang (shh) chromosome 1, IMPLAD_Smil_shh, whole genome shotgun sequence:
AGACCAAGAAAGAGAAAATCACTCTAGCTTTGGAGCTGTGAACTCTTGGAGCCTGAACAATCTCAATCTGCAACAAAAATCCGGAATAAGGGTCGGATAGATTAGATTGGGCTCTTATATGACTTGATTTATATATTCAAattgggggagagagagaggtttcgGTGTATTTCTCGTATGGTTCCAGAAAACGACGGCGAGGAATATCagttaattttaatatttatgttcttaataaaatgttagatatatttatgttatttattggggtaaaattctttttttgtttcatttttttaaggACAATATTTCTTTTGGTTTTTGAAATGTGGAGATAGGGATTTCAAATTCAatgtttcatttaatttaaatcgAAAGTATATTGAGTTTTTAATCCCTTTTAGGTATCTAATATACAGTATGTACTATGAATCGCAATTTCCTAGAATATAAATTAGTTTGCACTTATATCACAGTTTGTTAATATTAGTTTTGCATCGTGCGATTTACgggtattatttttaaaaaataaatattattgttaaaattatttaaaattcaattacTTTAATAAGGaaaaagtgttttttttttgttgtttccCCCTCAACATCTTCTAAGAAGTGCGAAATCCCCCCATTCTTGACTCACACTTAACTTcgtccaatatatatatatttttcctaCATCTCAAGCGGGGTCCCACTTTACAAATATAAACTCTCAATTGACTAATATAATCCAAGATTAAATTTATAGAATAACACACATCAATATTGAGATATCAACTCATTGAATTATTAGCATTCATATTAATTAAATGCatgtatatataaatgaaaataaaaaaatgacaatttTATTCTTTAACATAGAAAAATTCAGTGAAAGTCgatgggaaaaaaataaattaaatgaagcAATAAACAACGGATGCACGAAACTTGTCTGCTTCTACAAAGTTTGAGACAATATTTTTGAGTttatatcaaataaaattaatattcatttaaaatattaaataaaggaAGTTCAGTCATCCTAATACATCGATAAATAAAGTGAGACTTGctttagaaatatatatatatatatatatatatataggggcgcgctccagtgagacccccccatttttcgtgtaacatgagtacaatgaataaaacatataatactaatgaacaaaacgtatatctaatgaacaagatgtatatactgataaaaaataaaattttaaaaattcgtaatgaataagacatataaattgatgaacagggccgtatatactgatgaacaatgcagtatatattgatgaataacaaaatttaaaatattctgctccctccaggattcgaaccctgcgaaaaaaaatcatcctccagatacaatatcagtcataggattgataaaataaacgcaccagatcgcgccctaaatctcactaaaattagggggtctcattggagcgcccccctatatatatatatatatatatatatattatggaaaGACTAAAATAAGTATACTTCTTAAGATACAAaatcacaaaatcttgggtacacctgggtgtaccgtacaaccgggttgacccgtacccaaaatagtgttatttatatgagTTGGGTCAGGATATGGGTTCAAATCAGAGTGCGGGTCAAAGTTTAAGTGAAGGTGTgacccggttgtacggtacactcgggtgtacccaagaccacctcatataaaataagaatcattttcaacccttagatcatcaagatctacggttgattcatcatcctgttggataaattcatattcttgagttcgaatcccaaaggtagtaaaaatatatttttcgcaattcatacatttatacagcgaattcatatgtgttatacataaaattcatacatttttcctagttcatatttcttattttaagaggtgctctcatGGTAATCATTTCCTACATATATTGGACAAAGTTAAGTATTCGTCAAGAGTATGGAAAATTTTGCACTCCTTATAAAATGTTTAGGAGTTGTCATCCCAAGATTAAAAGATGGAAAGATAAATGTATTAGGGAGTTGTGCGATAAAAGACTGTTAGCAACTTCTCTTTTTTAATAATATGAGTATCAAGTTTTCTATGTTGTACAATTTACGAAATGAAAATTTACACTCGTTAAACATGATTATACGGCCTATAAGTATTTTAgtgatatatttaaattttttacatATATAAGTTTGATcgtatatgtttatttatttattttaacaaTACTACAATTTTGAAGTAACACTATCCAATGTCAATACTAATGTTTTTTTCCAAAACTTTACTCCATGTTATAGaaattacaattataacttTTTTAATAGAAATTGCAACTTTACAGTCAAGACTTACACAAAAATTTGGGTATAATCGGTTGTATCGTAAAATCGGGTTGCACCATAACTCGTATCCTAATCTAAactgtgtaaatgacactattcggctatacaaatgacattgtgtataaATGACacataacattgtaaatgacactattcgattttacaaatgacactatgacattttaaaatgttatagtgtcatttatataactgtataatgtcaattataagcagCGTCATTTGTAcaatcgaatagtgtcaattatacacagtatCATTTACAATgtcatagtgttatttatacacagtgtcatttatataaccgaatagtgcCAATTAcatgcagtgtcatttgtataatcgaatagtgttatttacacgGTTCAGATTATAGTGTGGGTCAAGATGCGGGTCAAGgtgcaacccgattgtacgATACAACAGGATGTACTCAAGACCagctttgaaaaaaaaaaatactcaaatgTATTATTTTCATATGAAACAATAATATACCGTAGCttaaatttttatgttataACTCTTTGTTTTAGCCTCTAGGggaaattttttgtattttataactctacaaaaataattattgtaattgggccaacaGAGAAAGAACACGAGAAGTTGGAAGAATCCAGTCCATCAAATATCAATTTGGGCCTCTTCCCATCTTAGACTTTCACTGAAATGGATTACACTATTCAAAAGGGACCAATCTTAATTAgctatttattactattattattatagctaattaactatttaactGTAATTACAAAAGTTATAAAGTTTAAATTATCTATAGTACtattactatattaaaacataaatacccaatttcaaattgattacAAACCAATTCATAGataaatttagaaatttaagaaaaaataaaggtTTTCAATTTATGttcatttcaaaataaaaaataatttaaaaaacgTGCTCTTTTTACTTGCATCTATTTtcttacttttttcttttttgtaattGATAATTTTCCTTCAATTAATAGATTAAAATCGTACTCTTTCTTAATTGCATTCACTTTCCACTTATGAGTTGTAATTGATAATTTTCctccaaaatttaaatttgaaccaAACCTTTTCTTTAGGTGAATTGAACCGAACGTTTTAAATCGCTTAACAGAACCAAATTAAGATTTACtagaattttattaaaacatgaatTTGTTTATGCCATTGCCACGTGCTTCCTACTTATCACCTTGGCTTTTATGATTGTTTTCTGAGATATTCGAAATTTGTAATGTTCCCCAGCCCGGCCACCAAATCCTTCACGCAAAAATTAGGCGCGCTGTGGCGGGAAAGAATCGCCCCCAAATTGCATCCCCTATAAATACCTCACACTCCTCTTTTCAAAAATTTCCCTCATTTCATTTCTGCACGCAGCGACACGAAATACCTACATTTCAGAATTTAGGTTACTCGAAATGGGCAAGAGGAGAAACGCTAGGGTTTCTGAGGAGCATATAGAGGAAGAAGACGAAGAGATGAGCGAAGAACAGGAATTCCACAGTGCATCGTCTTCGTCCAACGAGAAGAGCTTGTATGAGGTATCATACCACACAAAAAACACACACCTACATATATGCGCgtgtatattttctttttgagggACTGTAGGGGTTTTGAGGTTTCATATGCCGTGCTCTAGCTTAAGATAATTTAATTCCATTATTGCCCTAAATTGTGTATGTCGAAATTATGATGTGTTTGAAAGAATGTGATTGTGAGGTCAGATCAATTGATGTAGATTACACTGATGCGCATATGATGTCGGAGTCGGACTAAGTGATAGTGTCACTGTACTGCCAAACACcaacaagtatttaattttgtaGCTTTCAGAAATCTACCGGCAAAGATCGTGGTCAGTGGCGACTCTGATAAATCAAGATTTCTGCAGGGATACAAAAATTGTTAATTTTGATATGAAAGAAAGGCTAGATACTTCAGCTTTATACTACAGCCTTGCATCTTTTGTGTGTACACATGCGTGTGCCTGTGTGAAGGCTGGTTTTTGAATGGCACGAGATGGCTGTTGAAGTAAACATAGTTTGACAGTTGTTGGTATGAATAATCTCAAGAAGGTTTTTCAAGATAGCAGACAATATCACTGATTTATCTCAGTTATGTGCTTTATGGAAATACATCTTCATCCAAATTTACCCCTTTATCTGACATACTTTTGTCAGTAGTATACTAGTATTGGTTGACAGACACTATTAAGTTAAAATATTCCTGGATCAGAACTAATTATGCCATCCAATGACTTGAAAAAGTGCTTCTAGTTGCTATCTAAGTAATAACAAAATCAAGAGAAAATTGAACATTATGAGGGGAGATTGGTTTATGGCTGTTTATGGTGTCTCTAGTGACTATTTTTTGCTACTTGGAATTGCTTGTTCCATCCATGTCGTATAAGGCCTAAATTATATGATGGGTCTGAAGTTTTCCTGTGGATTTGAGATGCTGTTTTCAGTATGCATgctattaattttcttttatgttaTAGTGTTTCTGCTGGAAGTAGTGATTACATTGTGCCTTTTAGATTCTTGGTGTGGACAAAGCTGCATCACAGCAAGAGATAAAGAAAGCTTATTACAAGTTGGCTCTGCGGCTTCATCCTGATAAGAACCCTGGTGATGAGGTAATATCTTCAATTTCAGGCATGCCATATATGGCTCCCTTGATGATGGATTCCTCTTGTGTTGTTCCAGATCCTGACCATTCAATATCTTTCTGTAGGAGGCCAAGGAAAAATTTCAGCAGCTGCAAAAGGTCATATCTATTCTTGGTGATGAGGAGAAACGAGCAGTGTATGACCAGACTGGTTGTGTTGATGATGCTGTAAGTGATGATCCCACTTGGGCAGCTTGTATTGTAGACAAATCCTAACAATTTATGTTAATATTGGGACCCAAAATCCAGTTTAGTCTCATATTTGATCGTAGTAGTAAATATTTGTTAGGTCagatttaatatttcatttatttaatttaataaaattccaaaatAATATGTTTACAGATGAATAATTCTTCCatcatacatttatatatatcacACTCTTGTTTTCTCCATAAGGCTAGCGTCCTACTTTGAACTTGTTAAGATTTAGTTCTACATTGCTTTTCTGCGTTGATGCATGCAGCTAAGgaaagaatttaaaataatccCCTCTTCAGCCTCTCAATGCTTATGCTTACCCACTGATTAACAGGATCTAGCAGGTGATGTCATTCAGAACTTGCAGACATTTTTCCGAGCCATGTACAAAAAGGTCATTCTACTTCCATGTTCTGCAGCTTTCCTAGTAACTAGTCGATCATTCTTTAGTCAGTATACCAAGCACTTGGATACCCTCGCAGGTCACAGAGTCTGATATTGAAGAGTTTGAAGCAAACTACAGGGGTTCTGACACGGAGAAAAAGGATTTGCTCgatctttacaaaaaagtgaaAGGCAACATGGACAAGTAAATCTCGCTACTGTGTTCTTTGGCAACTTGATTTGTAATGTGTGCTTGAAGTTTTGCCCATTCATTATATCTTTGGATCTGTTCAGGCTTTTCTGCTGCATGATTTGCTCAGATACAATGCTTGATTCCCATCGCTTCAAGGACATCATTGATGAGGCTATCTCTGCAGGTTTAGCTCTCTTTTCTAAGTGCTCCAAATCAGTGTTAActtttatgtttttagttcaaTTGAGTCATATTATTCAAAATATTCCTAATTCTTTTCTTTGCATGTTCAATCGCAGGAGACTTGAAGTCAACCAAAGCGTATGAGAAATGGGCCAAGAAAGTATCTAAAACAAAACCTCCTACAAGTCCATTAAGACAGAGAAAGAAGTCAGaccctttttcttctttttcactaGTCTTGATTCAAGTTTTCCTAGTTTTGAGTCGAGGTCCAAATATCAAATGCTTGTGAAACACCACTTGCAGATCAAAGAAAGGCTCAGAAGATCTGTATGCAATAATAGCTCAACGACAAAATGAGAGGCGCGGCAAGGTTGATTCAATGTTCTCATCCCTTGTTCAAAGATACGGTGGAGGCGCACCAGTTCCGGAGCCAAGTGAAGAAGAATTTGAAGCTGCTCGGAAAAAACTCGAAAGCCGCAGAAATTCCAAAAGAAAATAACTATAAACCAGGTTTTCCTGTTGCTTCCCATCTTTTATGGTGCACTCGAAGTTCTAGTTTCTCTTTTTGAAGCACTTGTATTTATGAATATGACTGCATAAGGCAACTATTTTATATATGAATTACTTATATTAGCTATATATGCTGCAAAGATGTCTATACAGCCTCTTTACTGCACTTGCATTGATTTGTTATGTGATACCTAAGTGGAATTAGGCAAATTGATTTACATAAAAATAGAAGACAGTTGAATTAGGCAAATTGATTCGCACCACTtgtttgatgtttttggtactcctagtaccaccccagttttttaatgaattttttattgatcaaaaaaaaaaaaaaaaaaaaagttgaagaaCGCGGGATATCTAGATATatagtacttattttttttatataaaaaaattagtatggGAGGTAGCATTATCCATTTATTTGGGCTTTGGACCATTGAAAGATAGAGCAATATATCCAGAATTTGCACAAGTTGAGGATATATTCCTATTGGAAACATACATTTCAGAATTTGCCAATTTGGACAAGTTTGAATGCGACCTCAAAAAACATACCCACATACAATTTTGGACAAATCGAATAACGACCAGATTCCATCTAACTATTTAAAATATGCTCTTCTACATAAATCACTTCACCcatcaactatatatatatatattgcatgaaaatttgatttgtttttgttattaAGAGAAGCTGACCTAATGGAATTGTAGATAGGAATGGCGGTGGAAAAAATGAGGAAGAAAAGGTGGAGGCGGGAATTTTCAACGTGTTATACCGacagctttgaatttctctctccctctctctctaaaggCGTTGTGTCCCACTTAACCATTAATTTACGATCATTTGTGTTCTCCAGAATAAGACATTTTACCTCAATTCATATGGTAGGCTAGGCTAGATTCCTCATCCATTCattttatttccttattttATAACTCtgaatgaaattaaaatttcaaaatatttcgaTTTTATACAATCAAAAAATAGAAACCTTGAGTTACTCAGTAAAATAGAGGGAGATGAGGTCAAATGTATAATACTCCAACAACTTATGAAACTTTAATTAAATACTCTATATTATTGATTCTTCATTGAATACTATTTATTCTCAATTTAATGCTCGtttattaattgtaattatgattatgatataaTTATAACGGATGTACGAATGATATGCATGGTTCTCAAATGTGTAAATTTATCGTGGCTGAGAAATTAAGTTGAGAGTACAATTTTTTTCGAAAAGACGTACAAATAGGGTTAGGTGAGACGTGCAGTCAACAAATTCGTGCAATCTAATTTCAATAAGTTTGACAtggatttttctttatttaatatagtAGGCCCCAAGAATTTGCCTTCAATTTCCTAACCTAAATTTTCCACGCTGGCAAAGTCTATAGTTTAATTTGGTAATAGTTAGGCAACATTAtctactttattttattttattttattttattgtgttaGGATAAACACcatgttaaaaaaaatcactGCATGATGTAATCTTGTGGATTATGTAAACTCTGagatattttttgtggacgagaATTCACGACCTTTTATAAACTATGTGGGGTTGGACTTGATTTGAGGGTGAAACATTTATTTATCATTACAAGATACTCATTTGATACACATTCTTTATTGACTATATATGAGAGTATGAAGTGAAGTGAACAATATGATCGAGATACAAgctagttttaatttttttaagaacaATCACAAGAattcaaaactataaatagcaAAAATTAACCCTATTCATAATTAAGATAGAAATAATATATTCAACGTGAGTATTTAATATTCCTTACTAATTGGCATTTCAAGCTTGTATATTGGAATTAAATCTATTAAATAATatcgcttcaaaaaaaaaaaaaatctattgaGTAATATGTTTTGGCAATAGAAAATCATAAATGAAAATGAGAATAACGTGATGGCATTAATATAGAATGTCCTATAATGACATAAATGCCCAAAATTGTCTAGTGTGTGAAATTTAGTTTTAGGTGGGGATGGTGAAATCATAACTGTATAATGAATCTCTATATTTCCCCAACTCCAATTTAATAGGTCGCATTACTTTATTTTGATGTTTCATTtcaataggctatttttaaaaatagaaagtcaatatataataaatattgagGAAATAGCACCAAAATCCTTGTGATTTCGCGAAATTCGCATATTTTCCTTGGCCTTCAAAATGTAGTGATTAAATCTTTGAACTTAATCTCGATTCTTATTTTTCCCATATAATTGATTGGCCCCTAAACTTATGCTGATATGACAGTCGAAAATCGCTGACTGTGTTTAAGTGAGAACAttaaacgtcgtcgttttaaaTGAAATTAGGGTTCTTTAGAGATGATCTGCTCCTCTCCTCCGATCGTTGCGACTAGGCCACCGATCGCCTCTCTCCCGCTAacccctctctcatctctttaGAGATCCTTTCTCCTCTGGCCGCCGCGACCAGACCGCTTCTCTCTTGCTagcccctctctcctctctttacagatcccctctcctctcttcttATCCGGCCGCCACGGACACACAAACACGATGCGGCCACTGTTGTAACTCAGGCCTCGTCCTTCATCTGTATTCCCTCAAACTGAAACACCCTCTGAATCTCCCTCTCTGTCCTCTCCCATTCGCCCTTGGCTGGGCAGCGCAGCGACACCGTCGCCGCCGACCCcagcctccctcatctctctcaacTATGCTCCTAAGTCAGACGACGACACACAACCGCCGACCGCCTTGTTCCCTCAACCAAACCAACACCCTCAACAAGAAGCTCAGCAAAACGGCGAGAAAACATCATTttaaggtcaagggaaaaa
This window encodes:
- the LOC131002068 gene encoding chaperone protein dnaJ 6-like codes for the protein MGKRRNARVSEEHIEEEDEEMSEEQEFHSASSSSNEKSLYEILGVDKAASQQEIKKAYYKLALRLHPDKNPGDEEAKEKFQQLQKVISILGDEEKRAVYDQTGCVDDADLAGDVIQNLQTFFRAMYKKVTESDIEEFEANYRGSDTEKKDLLDLYKKVKGNMDKLFCCMICSDTMLDSHRFKDIIDEAISAGDLKSTKAYEKWAKKVSKTKPPTSPLRQRKKSKKGSEDLYAIIAQRQNERRGKVDSMFSSLVQRYGGGAPVPEPSEEEFEAARKKLESRRNSKRK